The Parcubacteria group bacterium genome has a window encoding:
- the glyA gene encoding serine hydroxymethyltransferase: MSILQKKDKTVYKIIHDELKRQQEGLELIASENYVSPAVLEALGSVMTNKYSEGYPGKRYYGGQEFTDKIENLAIDRAKKLFGAEHVNVQPHSGAPANMIVYSALLEPGDTVLGMDLGHGGHLTHGHPVTLPAKIYNFIRYKTEKDGTIDYEKLRALAIEHKPKMLLAGFSAYSRNLSYTKFRKIADEVGAVLMMDMAHIAGLVAGGVIPNPVRVCDVVTTTTHKTLRGPRGGMILCKKKFAQAIDKATFPGFQGGPHMNNTAAKAVALGEALKPSFKKYAQQILLNAKVMERELKKHGFHICFGKTENHLLLIDILKSKNITGKQAEVALDAVGITLNKNMVPDDSRSPFDPSGIRLGVQAITTRGMKEKEMIMIAQWINDVCNDHANKALSIRIHKEVRALCKKFPLYT; the protein is encoded by the coding sequence ATGAGCATATTACAAAAGAAAGATAAGACCGTATATAAGATCATTCACGATGAGTTGAAGAGACAGCAAGAGGGTTTGGAGCTCATTGCGTCGGAAAACTATGTATCTCCGGCGGTTTTGGAGGCATTGGGAAGTGTGATGACCAACAAATATTCCGAAGGGTATCCCGGTAAACGATATTATGGCGGACAAGAGTTTACTGATAAAATTGAAAATCTCGCAATCGATCGTGCCAAAAAACTTTTTGGCGCCGAGCATGTCAATGTGCAACCACACTCCGGTGCACCGGCAAATATGATCGTATACAGCGCACTATTGGAACCGGGCGATACAGTGTTGGGCATGGATCTCGGTCATGGCGGACATCTGACGCATGGACATCCTGTGACACTTCCGGCAAAGATCTATAATTTCATCCGTTACAAAACAGAAAAAGACGGCACGATCGATTATGAAAAATTGCGCGCATTGGCGATTGAACACAAACCAAAAATGCTTCTCGCGGGATTTTCTGCGTATTCGCGCAATTTATCTTATACAAAATTTCGCAAGATCGCCGATGAAGTTGGTGCCGTCCTTATGATGGACATGGCACATATCGCCGGACTGGTCGCCGGAGGCGTGATCCCAAATCCTGTACGTGTGTGTGATGTGGTGACGACGACGACACATAAAACATTGCGCGGACCGCGTGGTGGCATGATCCTGTGCAAAAAAAAGTTTGCGCAAGCGATCGACAAAGCAACATTTCCGGGATTTCAAGGTGGCCCACACATGAACAACACCGCAGCAAAAGCCGTTGCGCTTGGAGAAGCTCTCAAGCCATCTTTCAAAAAATACGCACAACAGATTCTTCTCAATGCAAAAGTGATGGAAAGGGAATTAAAAAAACACGGTTTTCATATTTGTTTTGGGAAAACGGAAAACCATCTCCTGCTCATTGATATACTAAAAAGTAAAAATATTACCGGTAAACAAGCGGAGGTCGCTCTCGATGCTGTGGGTATTACACTTAACAAGAATATGGTCCCTGATGATTCACGCAGTCCATTTGACCCAAGTGGTATTCGGCTCGGTGTTCAAGCGATCACAACGCGTGGCATGAAGGAAAAAGAAATGATCATGATTGCGCAGTGGATCAATGATGTATGCAATGATCATGCAAACAAGGCACTTAGTATACGTATCCACAAAGAGGTACGCGCACTTTGCAAAAAATTTCCTCTCTACACTTGA
- the pheT gene encoding phenylalanine--tRNA ligase subunit beta has translation MKYSYKWIKELSGTTKTVDEIAQLLLTHSFEIESIDDMSKGLEKVVIGEVLTKEQHPDADRLHVATVHIGAETLQIVCGAPNLEAGQKVPVALIGSELPCGLTIKKNKIRGVESNGMICAEDELGISNNHDTIIVLNPDAPIGGSFTEYTGRNDAVIDIKILPNRGHDCLSHIGIANEIRALEGKSPIVLNGIVPDVATQYDVTIDTKKCNRYIAVAMDGVQNRETPQWIVDRLRVCGVKSINAVVDITNYVMLETGQPLHAFSADHVKKILVRQAQEGEKIMLLDDTEKTLTQDDMVITDGVRPIAIAGVMGGKESGITEATSEIVLESASFDAPTIRYTQRRHNLLTDAAFRYERDIDPNLTAYATERAVALLSEVCHAHVVAVRDIYPLPVKEWGIELSLSMVSKLLGADVAEETITDILVRLGMQIQTTEKNDTLVVTVPTIRRDLTTQEDLIEEIGRVYGYEKITKKPLQENISTPKKNELRQCERTLMDACIASGFDEIKGYSFYAREDAKAIGLNDENHVAVLNPLTPEHAVMRRSLMPELCRAIKKNLSYFPEIRLCDIGRIYDPTKHVLPDEKLVLGFAVASREIDGSQFYEIKGLIENICTLCNIGEIYFDDVFDENEEHIPNLHPSRRALVRTTEGKALGWVGEVAKKTQKFYGIKRDRVAVGELNIVQIFQEMRAENFYAPLVKYPIVTRDLSLLVPQYTRVADIERVIYASGGTNIKDVDVFDIYDNAETEERSLAFHIIFGADDRTLASEEVDVQIMYIIEALEKDDDITVRR, from the coding sequence ATGAAATATAGTTACAAATGGATCAAAGAATTGAGCGGAACGACAAAAACGGTTGATGAGATCGCGCAGTTATTGCTTACGCACAGTTTTGAAATTGAAAGCATCGACGACATGTCAAAAGGATTGGAAAAAGTCGTAATTGGGGAGGTGCTTACAAAAGAACAACATCCTGATGCCGATCGTTTGCATGTGGCGACAGTACATATTGGCGCGGAAACGTTGCAAATAGTCTGCGGTGCACCAAATTTGGAGGCGGGACAAAAGGTGCCTGTGGCTTTGATAGGATCAGAATTGCCATGTGGACTTACGATCAAGAAAAATAAAATTCGCGGCGTGGAATCCAATGGTATGATTTGTGCGGAGGATGAGCTAGGGATCAGCAATAACCATGATACGATCATCGTGTTAAATCCTGATGCGCCGATTGGCGGATCTTTTACAGAATACACAGGACGCAATGATGCTGTAATTGACATCAAAATATTGCCAAATCGCGGGCATGATTGTCTGTCGCATATTGGCATAGCCAATGAAATTAGAGCACTGGAAGGGAAGTCCCCGATCGTGTTGAATGGCATTGTGCCGGATGTGGCAACACAGTATGATGTTACGATCGATACAAAAAAGTGTAATCGTTATATCGCCGTTGCAATGGATGGTGTACAAAACCGAGAGACACCCCAGTGGATCGTGGATCGATTGCGTGTTTGTGGGGTTAAATCAATTAATGCTGTTGTAGATATTACCAATTATGTGATGTTGGAGACCGGACAACCTCTCCATGCGTTTTCTGCAGATCATGTGAAAAAAATTCTTGTACGTCAGGCGCAGGAAGGAGAAAAGATCATGCTTTTGGATGATACAGAAAAAACGTTGACGCAGGATGATATGGTGATCACGGATGGAGTCCGTCCGATTGCCATAGCCGGTGTCATGGGCGGAAAAGAAAGCGGGATCACAGAAGCAACCTCAGAGATCGTTTTGGAAAGCGCGTCATTTGATGCGCCGACAATTCGCTATACACAGAGACGGCACAATCTCCTCACTGATGCAGCTTTTCGCTATGAGCGTGATATTGATCCAAATTTGACCGCATATGCCACAGAGCGAGCCGTAGCGCTATTATCAGAGGTGTGTCACGCACATGTAGTCGCAGTACGCGACATTTATCCTCTCCCGGTCAAGGAATGGGGCATCGAACTGTCATTATCGATGGTGAGCAAATTACTCGGTGCAGATGTTGCGGAAGAAACAATAACAGATATTTTGGTGCGACTTGGCATGCAAATCCAAACGACTGAGAAAAATGATACACTTGTAGTAACTGTGCCGACGATCCGCCGTGATCTCACAACACAAGAAGATCTGATCGAAGAGATCGGACGCGTCTATGGTTATGAGAAAATCACAAAAAAACCACTGCAGGAAAACATTTCAACACCGAAAAAAAATGAATTGCGACAATGTGAACGTACGCTTATGGATGCATGCATTGCGAGCGGTTTTGATGAGATCAAGGGATATTCGTTTTATGCACGCGAGGATGCAAAAGCGATTGGCTTGAATGATGAAAATCACGTTGCAGTGCTCAATCCACTCACACCGGAACATGCGGTCATGCGACGATCGCTTATGCCAGAACTATGCCGTGCGATCAAAAAAAACCTGAGTTATTTCCCGGAGATCAGGTTGTGTGACATTGGACGCATCTATGATCCTACAAAACATGTGTTGCCGGATGAAAAATTAGTTCTCGGTTTTGCCGTTGCATCGCGGGAAATTGACGGATCCCAGTTTTATGAAATAAAAGGTTTGATAGAAAACATTTGCACACTATGCAATATCGGCGAAATCTATTTTGACGATGTGTTTGATGAGAATGAAGAACATATACCAAATTTGCATCCGTCGAGACGCGCACTCGTGCGTACAACAGAAGGAAAGGCGTTGGGATGGGTTGGTGAAGTTGCAAAAAAGACACAGAAGTTTTATGGGATCAAAAGAGACCGCGTTGCTGTGGGTGAGTTGAATATTGTGCAAATTTTTCAGGAAATGCGTGCAGAAAACTTTTATGCACCACTTGTCAAATATCCAATCGTAACACGTGATCTCTCTCTGCTCGTACCTCAATACACGCGTGTGGCGGATATAGAACGGGTCATTTATGCGTCCGGTGGCACCAACATCAAAGATGTGGATGTCTTTGATATTTATGACAATGCAGAAACAGAAGAGCGCTCACTCGCATTTCATATTATTTTTGGAGCAGATGATCGTACACTTGCCTCCGAGGAGGTGGATGTGCAGATCATGTACATTATTGAGGCACTTGAAAAAGATGACGATATAACAGTGCGACGGTAA
- a CDS encoding thioredoxin domain-containing protein, whose protein sequence is MVNNDKKSTSTFDDAAIIVEEREDVIKSNTACQEKNGRLRKQRKSYIALIVLFGGIAGGALFIDVVQLFAQKGFSARGIKDAQVIEYDGSTWVRYDDPKIVVDFFDADDCSDCVTDEVLMRLRSYIPTLEAHRIDVRTEEGKRYAQKEGIKYIPAFLFAKDITESDFYQQAAILFKEAGQGAYFFDAPSAGVPIGEYITQPSDQDGIHIGNAQAPVTIIAFDDFSTDESRVMFPIIEKLLGEFGDRVRFVVKPLSNAQQALAMKLAQGAVCASEQGKYQEFMRLVTADYRFMTTGEKADEKFNAYITRLHMDAEQFHGCLAEDRVKEIVTHNDAEAAQFGVVATPTYFINGHVSSGVATYETVKGFIDDALNFSAPMGE, encoded by the coding sequence ATGGTAAACAATGACAAAAAAAGTACATCAACATTTGATGACGCGGCAATAATAGTTGAGGAGCGGGAAGATGTGATAAAAAGCAATACTGCATGTCAAGAAAAAAATGGCCGACTGCGCAAACAGAGAAAAAGCTATATTGCACTGATCGTGTTATTTGGCGGAATTGCAGGGGGTGCATTATTTATCGATGTTGTGCAGCTTTTTGCGCAAAAGGGCTTTTCAGCGCGTGGGATCAAGGATGCACAGGTGATCGAATATGATGGTAGTACATGGGTGCGTTATGATGATCCAAAAATCGTGGTTGACTTTTTTGATGCGGATGATTGTTCCGATTGTGTGACAGATGAAGTATTGATGCGTTTGCGTTCATATATTCCAACATTAGAAGCACATCGCATCGATGTGCGCACAGAGGAAGGGAAACGGTATGCGCAAAAAGAGGGTATCAAATATATTCCGGCGTTTTTGTTTGCAAAAGATATAACGGAATCAGACTTCTATCAACAAGCAGCGATTCTTTTTAAGGAAGCTGGGCAAGGGGCATATTTTTTTGATGCGCCGAGTGCCGGTGTGCCGATCGGTGAATATATCACGCAACCATCGGATCAAGATGGCATACACATAGGAAACGCCCAAGCACCTGTAACGATCATTGCTTTTGATGATTTTTCTACTGATGAGAGCAGAGTGATGTTTCCAATTATAGAAAAATTATTGGGAGAATTTGGTGATCGTGTGCGATTTGTGGTAAAGCCACTATCAAATGCACAACAAGCGCTGGCAATGAAACTTGCGCAAGGTGCTGTATGTGCCAGTGAACAAGGAAAATATCAGGAATTTATGCGGTTGGTCACTGCAGATTATCGGTTCATGACAACGGGAGAAAAAGCAGATGAAAAGTTTAACGCATATATTACGCGATTGCATATGGATGCTGAGCAATTTCATGGATGTCTTGCGGAAGATCGTGTAAAAGAGATTGTCACGCATAATGATGCAGAGGCCGCCCAATTTGGTGTGGTCGCTACACCGACATATTTTATCAACGGGCATGTATCGAGTGGCGTAGCAACATATGAAACAGTAAAAGGTTTTATTGATGACGCGTTAAACTTCTCTGCGCCAATGGGGGAATAA
- the pheS gene encoding phenylalanine--tRNA ligase subunit alpha, whose amino-acid sequence MKDTILGVKKTALDKVAMTQSSGELEEVRVAYLGKKSAFNAILKGLKDLSAEEKKVIGPLANDAKHAIQQAIDEKQEDLENAIDTQSEWIDVTAPGKKALRGHLHPITIVQRDIEDIFTSLGFEIADGPDIDTEFYNFDAVNMPDDHPGRDMQDTFWISQEEEREKGAGSVLRTQTSSVQVRYMETHTPPLRIIVPGRVFRNEATDASHEHTFHQFEALVVGPDVSVANFLSIAETFFKEFFKKDITVRLRPSYFPFVEPGFEFDISCTSCGGTGCSVCKKTGWIEIGGAGMVHQNVFAMAGYERNKYQGFAWGFGLERLAMMKYKIDDIRLFHGGDLRFTRQF is encoded by the coding sequence ATGAAAGATACAATTTTGGGAGTAAAAAAAACCGCATTGGATAAAGTTGCAATGACACAGTCTTCGGGAGAGTTGGAGGAAGTACGTGTTGCATATCTGGGAAAAAAATCTGCATTTAACGCGATTCTTAAGGGATTAAAAGATCTCTCCGCAGAAGAAAAAAAAGTGATTGGTCCGTTGGCAAATGACGCCAAACACGCAATTCAGCAGGCAATTGATGAAAAACAAGAGGATTTGGAAAACGCAATTGATACGCAATCTGAATGGATCGATGTAACCGCACCGGGCAAAAAAGCTCTGCGCGGGCATTTGCATCCAATCACGATCGTGCAACGTGATATTGAGGATATTTTTACATCGCTGGGGTTTGAGATCGCAGATGGACCGGATATCGATACGGAATTTTATAATTTTGACGCAGTCAACATGCCGGATGACCATCCGGGGCGCGACATGCAAGATACATTTTGGATCTCACAAGAGGAGGAAAGAGAGAAAGGTGCAGGATCGGTTTTGCGCACGCAAACATCGTCTGTGCAGGTGCGTTATATGGAAACGCATACACCACCGCTGAGAATCATTGTACCGGGACGTGTGTTTCGCAATGAGGCGACTGACGCATCACACGAGCACACATTTCATCAATTTGAAGCGCTTGTGGTGGGACCGGATGTGAGTGTAGCAAATTTTTTATCAATTGCAGAAACATTTTTCAAGGAATTTTTCAAAAAAGATATTACTGTGCGTTTGCGACCGAGTTATTTCCCGTTTGTGGAGCCGGGTTTTGAATTTGATATTTCGTGTACATCATGCGGGGGAACCGGATGCAGTGTATGTAAAAAAACAGGGTGGATCGAGATTGGCGGTGCCGGCATGGTGCACCAAAACGTTTTTGCAATGGCCGGATATGAGCGTAATAAATATCAAGGATTTGCGTGGGGCTTTGGATTGGAACGCCTGGCAATGATGAAATACAAGATCGATGACATTCGCTTGTTTCATGGCGGCGATCTCCGATTTACAAGGCAGTTTTAA